Proteins found in one Sardina pilchardus chromosome 3, fSarPil1.1, whole genome shotgun sequence genomic segment:
- the kcnj19a gene encoding G protein-activated inward rectifier potassium channel 1: MAALRRKFGEDYQVVNTSRGTTFSAPVKKKRQRFVEKNGRCNVQHGNLGGETSRYLSDLFTTLVDLKWRWNLLIFILTYTIAWLVMASMWWIIAYIRGDLGHGHDQSYTPCVANVYNFPSAFLFFIETEATIGYGYRYITEKCPEGIILFLFQSLLGSIVDAFLIGCMFIKMSQPKKRAETLMFSQDSVISQRDGKLCLMFRVGNLRNSHMVSAQIRCKLIKSRQTPEGEFLPLDQCELDVGFGTGADQLFLVSPLTICHEINPKSPFFDLSQRSLKNEQFEIVVILEGIVETTGMTCQARTSYTEDEVLWGHRFLPVMSLEEGFFRVDYSQFHSTFEVPTPAYSVKEHEEKSSLPSPAATPHRDRVFSVDCLEAVEERGGRGGGAGGGGGSASSRLPSKLQRMSSSGKEDLQRKVLRLSSQPAERACSTGDLPLKLQRLGSSPCQDDIAGGGGGGGGGVGVAVGVGEGQGLQLKSLKVGFEPAVMTRSTGDLHRRSLLHTQTHAPLHTPLGTPTPTRPQDNLPAKLRRMNADR, translated from the exons ATGGCAGCATTAAGGAGGAAATTCGGGGAGGACTATCAGGTCGTGAACACGAGTCGGGGAACCACTTTCTCGGCTCCGGTCAAGAAGAAGCGCCAGCGTTTTGTTGAGAAGAACGGCCGTTGTAACGTCCAGCACGGAAATCTCGGTGGAGAAACTAGCAGGTACCTATCAGATCTATTCACCACACTAGTGGACTTGAAATGGCGGTGGAACCTGCTCATTTTCATCTTAACTTACACAATAGCTTGGTTAGTTATGGCATCTATGTGGTGGATCATTGCCTATATCAGAGGGGACCTAGGCCATGGCCACGATCAATCATATACTCCCTGTGTCGCCAACGTGTACAACTTCCCCTCGGCGTTTCTCTTTTTTATTGAGACGGAGGCGACCATCGGTTATGGCTATCGCTACATTACAGAAAAGTGCCCCGAGGgcatcatcctcttcctcttccagtCACTTCTGGGCTCCATTGTAGATGCGTTCCTCATCGGCTGCATGTTCATCAAGATGTCCCAGCCGAAGAAGCGAGCTGAGACGCTGATGTTCAGCCAGGACTCGGTGATCTCGCAGCGCGACGGAAAACTCTGCCTCATGTTCCGGGTGGGAAACCTCCGTAATAGCCATATGGTGTCGGCTCAGATCAGGTGTAAACTCATAAAG tCTCGTCAGACTCCTGAGGGGGAGTTCCTGCCACTGGACCAGTGTGAGCTGGACGTGGGCTTCGGGACGGGTGCCGACCAGCTCTTCCTGGTCTCGCCGCTCACCATCTGCCACGAGATCAACCCCAAGAGCCCCTTCTTCGACCTGTCGCAGCGCTCGCTCAAGAACGAGCAGTTTGAGATCGTGGTCATCCTGGAGGGCATCGTGGAGACCACAG ggaTGACTTGCCAGGCTCGGACGTCCTACACAGAAGACGAGGTCCTGTGGGGTCACCGCTTCCTGCCCGTCATGTCCCTGGAGGAGGGCTTCTTCCGCGTGGACTACTCCCAGTTCCACAGCACCTTCGAGGTGCCCACTCCCGCCTACAGCGTCAAGGAGCACGAGGAGAAGTCCTCGCTGCCGTCGCCGGCGGCCACGCCGCACCGCGACCGCGTCTTCTCCGTGGACTGCCTGGAGGCGGTGGAGGAGCGCGGGGGtcgtggaggaggagcaggaggaggaggggggtcggCGTCCAGCAGGCTGCCCAGCAAGCTGCAGCGCATGAGCTCCTCGGGCAAGGAGGACCTCCAGCGGAAGGTGCTGCGGCTGAGCTCACAGCCCGCCGAGCGGGCGTGCAGCACGGGCGACCTCCCGCTCAAGCTCCAGCGCCTGGGCTCGTCGCCGTGCCAGGACGACATCGCCGGTGGcgggggcggcggcggtggtggtgttggcgTGGCCGTGGGCGTTGGGGAGGGCCAGGGGCTGCAGCTCAAGTCGCTCAAGGTGGGCTTTGAGCCGGCCGTCATGACGCGCTCCACGGGCGACCTCCACCGGCGCAGCCTGCTCCACACGCAGACGCACGCGCCCCTCCACACGCCCCTCGGCACGCCCACGCCCACACGCCCACAGGACAACTTGCCCGCCAAGCTGCGCCGCATGAATGCCGACCGCTAG